Genomic window (Vigna unguiculata cultivar IT97K-499-35 chromosome 10, ASM411807v1, whole genome shotgun sequence):
GATCAAGCCCATTTGTACATCTTAAACAACACTGTAGAGGTCATTCCTTACATAACGCAACACATTGATGAAACGAAATCAGCACATCCACGAATGAGTGAAAAATGGGCACTTAATGAACATAACAAAACATTCTTATCATGGTTTAAGAAAAAGGTTTACGCGACTCCAAATGTTTCTGAAACTCTATTGAGGCTAGCTCGTGGACCGAACAATGATGTCATTACATATGGCGGGTACTACATAAACAATCATTGTTTCTATTCAAAGatggaagatgacaaaagtaAAGTTCAAAATAGTGGAGTTACACTTCAAGATGAATCTGTACATTTTGCCAGTTCTAAGGACAAGAATCCAATTACAGCATCCATGAGTTACTTTGGAATAATACACGAAATATGGGAAGTTGATTATGTGACTTTTAGAGTGCCAGTTTTCAAGTGTAAATGGGTTGATAGTAATTCGGGTGTTAGCACAGATGACTTTGGCTTTACTTTGGTGGATCTTAACAAGATGAGTGATACAAATGAACCATTTATTATGGCTAGTCAAgcaagacaatttttttatgtcattgATCCAGCCAATCAGAAATTGTCAGTTGTATTAGAAGGAAGAAACATGCACgtaaatgatgatgaagattgTCTAGACATACTTGAGACAACGTctttctcatcaagaaccattcAAGACAAAGTTGATGATGTAACTAATGACATCCAtgctattcgaagtgatcacaATGAAGGCATATGGGAGAACACAATTTCTTGATAggtgtttatttaataatattgtcacatttataattttttatttttcttcctgttttaatataatagagGTTAATTGAGTATATTTTCATTGTTAACATTTCCTAATGATATGTTTCAGGTATGACAAGCTCCGGATCAGACCAGGAGGGACCTGATAGATCTGTGACTCGGTTGCCGGATGTTACAAACCGACGAGAGAGGATACCGGTCCACATTGATCCTCGATCGGGTGAACCCAGTGGCCCTTGGGAAAAAAAGTACCGTAGCTACATAGGAATGTTGGTCAAAACGAAAGTTTCTATTGCAATTGCATGTTGGGATGACGTCGCGGAGGTCGAGAAGAACCTCCTATGGCAGGATCTTGTGGTATGTTTACTTAAACCaactatagtatttttttatgttactgttaacataacatattttatgttttaaacagCACAAATTTGAGATTACTCCGAACACTGAGCGAATTAGAAAGAAAGTCTTATCTCACATAGCCACCAGATGGAGGGACTTCAAGGCAAGGCTCACACGTTTATATGTGTTTGGAGATAGACAACATGACACTCCTTGTGAGAAGTACAAAATCTCGGAGGAGGAGTGGATGCAATTTCGTGCATGTAGAGAGTCTGGAGACTGGCAggtttgtttgttaaatttgtttatagtgaCACTAGTCATACATTTCTGTAttcaaactattaaataatgttatgtgTGACAGGAAAAAAGGACAGCAGCCCAACAAAGACAAAGGCTTAATGATACACCACATGTACTCTCTCGAGGTGGTTATGCATtattggagaaaaaattgaaaaagtctcATGCACAGTCTCTGGGACTTGAGTCCCCTGACCTAGTGGATGCAATTCCTAGGTACGAGATGTGGAAGGCTGCTCGGACTAAGTCCGATGGGCAAATGACATCACAATCAGCTCAAATCATATCTCAAAAAATAGTAAGTACAAACCTTATTTGACTATCATAGTTCATATGTTTCTCCTTttgattaaactttcttttatgGTGTAGGATGAATTAATTGAGCAAGAGACTCAGGGTTCGTTTGTTGGCCATGGTTGGGACGATATACTCACAACGACAATTGGAAGGCCAGAGCACCCAggacgtgtgcgtggtgttGGAGGTGCCATTGGTCTTCGAGATTACTTTGGTCCTCCACAAAGAAGTAATGAATCGTTGAGTCAAGAGGCCTTGAGGAAGATGGAGCAACAAATGGAGGAAAGATTCAACTAACGCATGGGAATTATGGAGCAACGTTTTATGGAACAACttcaacagcaacaacaaataCCAAGAACACTTGAACAAAAGCTTCAAACATGCAGCAATAGAACATGGAATTACCCACTCAAGCTCCAACAGGACAACGTGTGAGTACAAAAGGCTCATGCTCTGGTGTAGATCATACTGACTACACAAGTCAGTATGAGCTATTGGTTGATGAAGACCCCCCGCGCGTAGTGGCCATAGGACGACAACTTCAGGGTGGGGAGACTATCCATGGTGTTCCTCTATTGCCCCATCATGCGCGTGTGATGATTGATGAAGTTCGAGATCCCCATGCCCAAGTGCCTGTGCCAACTTCAGAAATCCAATTTGTTGGGGAAGCTTTAGGCACATTTATTGCTTGGCCTAAAGCATTGATCATGCCATACTTTAGCCCACCAAAGGTATTATGACATCATGTTTTTAGTAGTTCAatcttacaatttataaaacttttaacgtcaaacctttctaaatctttatttcaGTCCACTCGTCCTGAAAAACAGTCGATCCGACGTCCACGTGTTATacgtgaagatgatgaaatggCAGAAGCAGAAGATGATCCTCTAGGAAAGCTGCTTCTGAAATTACACAAGTTGAAAAGAGGACCGGTAGAGCTAGAGTGGGAGTTAAGAGTATTTGGCCTCCATTGTCATGTCCCATTGTACATAAACCTGAATGATGCACTAGAGATCATTACAGGAgacaagatgttaaatatttcagtcatacaactatggtgcatgtaagattttttttattgtatttcatatttaaaacaaGGAATTggtaccttttaatattatacccaactgtcttcttgtaggtacatggacaaagtcattgtggaccaaggtcgatcttccgtctatggattcattgaacctcaaacaattcaaccttcgggaaactcacttgaccaaatcaaactttatttgcaaacatggatggttgagtcaaatagagagatctactttgcaCCATACATTGATTCGTAagtgtttttgctaataatattttgtgaagtattattaattattttggctaagtacttgtgattgatggtaggtatcattggcaactttgtctcatcattccaagacaatgcctagttgtatggttttgttcatgccataggaagattccaccagcttttaaaaacatgttacaagagtaagtatttttttttcaatcctaacttatgtatctacttagttataaaaacttacaaatgttttatgtttccaaaatttcattagaattgtgggtaagcctagaggccacaacttaaagtcatatatccaaaggttagaactcattcattttaaagttattaatttctgtatgtcaacttatgactttgatgtgtttattttatttgtaatgttcagtgtaacaagcaagaagattcatgggaatgtggatattatgtcatgtcttggataagaacaatcattcgagctgcagttaaagatgaatggatagaggtaattatatatatctttcacatattataaatcatatcaaactttaaagaatgatattcatacataatgaaattgtattactttttcagcgattcaagaatccatcacctcTGCCAGATGACATTATCCACACACTAAGATAGGAATGGGCGACATATCTATTGGAGAGATGGAGTTGATACCACATGAATTAGAACTcctttcaaaaactttattgtacaagaatttcatgttgaaatttttagtttgttgttatttatattagtttataatatatgttgaaacttaagttctattatatataactgtaaCTCCAGAATTGTGCTGaaagtattatgaaattgttctgataattttctgattttcaggtgtATGGATGTTGTAAAgacagtcaatttttttttaaaaaaatggagcAGTTTGACGTCTGGTGTGCCCTGACAGACATTATTTAACGTCTGATCGTACTAgggccgacgttatttaacgtctgacgggctctgacagacgttaaaCTGCTCAGGTTTTTCCCTCATTTTAGCGCGAAAATTGACGTCTGTGTTACTAGCCCCGACGTTGGATAACGTCGGACTCCTAAAAGACCAACGTCAAGTGACGTCTGCTATTTTTCCGACGTTATTTTGACGTCATGCGatacgacgtcggtgtttgggtagacgtcaaaggtcgaaaatgtcggacgttaaaaggcttttttgtgttagtgttcTTAGGTATACTTGTGTCTTATTACGCGATGGAACactattaactattttattacaCGCGACAATTGATTCACCTACAACAATCTTTCCCTTAGCAATTGTCCTACTATTTAAGAATCCCACTTGGATTGTGACTTGACTCACCTGGACCACTAGGTCGAAAGTTATAACTATTAGTCAGGGTGCAACTCTTTTTATTTAAGAGTGTATTAGCCCAAACGTCACAATTCGATTGTGACCCGACCCACTTGGCCTCTGTCACGGACAATTGATGTCACACTGCAACAATAAATACAAGCTTGAAGTGTCTTTGACTCGAAATCAAAAAACGTGAGAGAGTTATCTATGTGTTCTCTATTAGTAAAGTGATTCTCGGGCAAAATGTTTTTCCAACAGTtgctaataaaataatttgtttgatcaaaaatattattctaaaataCACTGCTTATTCAAAgctattttcttttactttggTTTCTCATTTCTCCTTCGTGACTAatgtaaatatgaaatattttgttaactaATTAGTTCGCAGTTGGATTTCGTTTCCCctctttctttgtttctttgatGACTACTATAACAGTGAAAATTTTGGTCACTGAATAGCAGCTTCATTAATGCTCTATGTATCCTTCGTTGACGGGTCTCCCTATTACGAATTTTCCCCAACAATTTAACCTTGTACGTCTGTCGGGTAAGGCTGTTcgaatttattatttcatttaagaaaTAAGTACAAAGTAGAGGGGCAGTTATGATCAACCCAATAGTACTTTTTCTCAACATCTACCAAGAAGTAACTACGAACACGACAAACCTCgtcatgaaaaacaaaaaattatttagactTTCTTTGAATCCTTAAAATAGaaatttcttattaaaaaaacttaaaataaatgcaaaacaaaagactttaaatcatgtataaaaaagttattaagaAACAATTAAATTAGAGATAAAAACTATTAGccattatatttattaaggtAGAGACCGGtttataaaccaaaaattactagtatctaaaatatatatattattgataaaaaattataattgatttatgaaTTAGAATACAAATTAGTCTCTGATATCACTTATCAAGGTTTTACATCTTACTATATATTATTCATTCTAAATTATAGACTAATTAGCATCAATGATGGATAGTAAGtagttaaacattttaatagTTAATGTTAAATACCAATTAATACTCTAAttcataaatcaattataaatttttattaataatagaaaatattttagataccaataattgttaatttataaaatggtctctaattaataaaaggttaaaatacctttttggtctcaattttcgtcaagttttttcaaataagtcctaattttggttttgtgttcaaataggtcccaattttcgtcaattttgttcaattgggccCTTTTTTGCTAATactatttaaatcattaacaaacAGTGACTACcacatgtcacttcgtggtttttttgaattttttttatttttttaaattttttttaaatgtccatgtgtcaacCTATTAGCGTGTCaagtgtcaaagtcaatgttctaaattcaatttggtccctatatttattatttttttttcaattaggtcccaatttttgttaacattaaccaatttggtccctctccaaattaaaaccaaatttaatttttatattaacattcacattttttattaaatatttttatataatatattaaaaattaaatttggtcacatcttcgatagggaccaaattggttaatgttaacaaaaattgggacctaatttaacaaaaataacaaatatagggaccaaattgaatatagaatattgactttgacacgtggcacactactgggttgacacgtgaacatttaaaaaaaattcaaaaaaataataaaataaaaaattcaaaaaaaccatgaagtgacacgtggcacgctcctgggttgacatgtgtacatttaaaaaaatattaaaaaagtttaaaaaaaataaaaataaaaataaataaaaataaaaaaattcaaaaaaaccacgaagtgacacgtggcagtcattgttcatggtcgttaatgatttaaacgatgttagcAAAAAGGGATccaatttaacaaaattgacgaaaattgggacatatttgaacacaaaaccaaaattaggacttatttgaaaaaacttgacaaaaattgggaccaaaaaggtattttaatcttaataaaatgactaattattttttatctctaaatttaCCTATATTTTAATGAGTTTTTTGTGGTGTTATTTTTCGGTCATGACTATTGTTGGGCATCACTAAAAGAAGTGAAGTCTTTACTAAAAGAGTAATAGAATAGGCTTCGATTACTTTACAAATATTGtctcaataatttaaaaaatgtcaatgctatttttaaaatgattttttgagtGTCAGACTATAGGTTTCAATTTTACAAAGAATCGAAACCTATACATTTGCTTAGtgtttatttctaaaattttacatacaCACACCTAGGGATCCATTGCATAAACTTGccaaaaaaaacatgattttaacattaattaagcaaaaacaaataatattgagCTTCCCTAATAACCAAagttttttttgacaaaaacgCAATGCATCCTTACTACACATTCATCaagcaaaaattcaaaattttattttgacacttcaataaaaaaaaaaacatgttttgatCATCACACTACAcgaaaatcattaaataacaaccaaatttaaaatccaaaatattgACTAAGTTAGATATCatggtataaaataaaaattattggtatctaaaaatatatctagaataaaaaattataattgatttgtaaatcataATCTAAATTAGTCTTTGACATTagttacataaattttaattatatactaTTATTAATTCTAAGTTGgactctaattttaaattagagattaatttagacactaatttattaataattaaaaggcAAGTAGgcataattttgtttgaagaaAAAGGCCAGCAAAACGAAAGAAAAGAGtgtataagtttttaaattagatcattttataattttttaagtaaaataagtcttttaaattaaatatttaataaaacattttattttttatttaaaatctctatttaatcttatttatttattttcttttccaggtgtaaaaagttttaaagactatctatgtgttttttttttctctgaaaaCTTGAGCTAAAAGCTTATTTATTCTGTTATTAGCTTTGTCGTGTAACTTGTTTCGTGGTCTGATCACTGATTGTTCAATTCCCGTCAAACTTTGATATCCATGGCGCAGCTAGAAAACGGTTCAGAAATAAACTTCTCATTTGCTGGAATGAAGAATTTAGTTAACCGACTCCCTTCACCGTTCAACCTTAAGACCATACCCGTCATTGGTAATCATTAAAGTATGCAACTAATTGTGTTATTTATAGgaagtaaaatttaaatgaactcTTTCACCTTGAACTGTTTTCAGCTTTGATTGCATGCTACACCGTTATGGAGTTGTTGGTGGTGTCTACTTTGGTGGATTACTTGTCGGATTCAGGGAAGGTGAAGGATCTACGAATAACTGCTGCTTTAAACAATCTACAAGATAGTCTATCGTCTCtccttttcatttttgtttctctgATCTCAGAAGCATATACGGGTCCTTTCAATATGATCACCGTTTGCTCTGCAGCTTCCATCCAGgtaacatacatatatataaatttttatgccAACCTTGAAGTCAACTTGACAAAACAAAAAACTCTCATTCTGATGGCAGGGTTTGATGCTACTATGGATATCAGCTTCTTCAGCATTCCGTGCAGTCTATGCAGCCATGTTGTTCCTTGCACTAGGGAAAAGTGGTCAAAAGCTTTTAGAAAATTTTCTAGAACATCAGGAGGAAGCGACACTTATTGAAGCAACAAAAAAATGCGAAATAGAATATGGAAGcacaataaagaaaaatgaggaACTATTGTTTTTTGTTGGATTCCTGGCAATAGTATTTACAAGTTTTTTCATTGAATCTTACGAGGAACTATTCAGATATTTAGCAGTTTCCATGGGAGGGGGTTATCTTCTATTCCTCTTTGGAAGTACGAAGTATAGGCACGAAAAAGTAGCTGTTGAAAGCAATCTAGGGAGGATCTTCAGAATCTGCAAAGCAACTTGTGGGAGAAAAAAGTCAGATTTTCCAGCCTCTATAATTCAACAACAAGATTCAAGACATCTTGAAGTAAGTCCCGACACGCAAGAAGGGGATGGGAGAGTTTGCACGGTAAAGGACGTGAGGGATGTGAAGAGCCTTGTTCCTATGTTCCGCCTCTGCTTTGCCTTCTTTGCTTACAGTTTACTCGTGGCTACTGGGAACACATATTTTGTTGCACAAGCTAGCACCATGCTAACAACCAAAGGTTTTGATATCTCTAAACTCTTTTTGATCAAAACCGGCGTGGGAAAAGTGTCGCAATTCATCTGCTTTTTGATCATGGCATGCTTGCGTTGTATGAGAACTACAGATTTTACGTCGAAAAGATTTGCAGTCGGGACTTCGATTATAAGGATTGTTTTTGGCATGTTCTGTGCCGTAATTTGCTGCTTGGTAGCACGGAAAGTGGAGTTTCAGAGATTGTCTTTGCCTGTGATGATAGATGAGAATAACGGAGAACGGATACGTCCAGTAAGAATCACAGCCTTAGTTCCGCAGTTTATACTTTTGGGAATGACGGAGGCACTTGTTGAGGGCGGTTTAGAGAGTTTATTTCTTGCCCACGTCGCAAAATCAATGCAGAGTTTTGTGGATTCCTATAGTGAATTGGTGCATAGTATTGGCAAACTCTTCCTTATTCCACTCGTCTTAACTTTCGGTGGCAGCTGGTTCAAGGAGAGTATAGACACTACCCATTTAGACAGGTTCTATCTGATGTTGGGAATATTGAACGCAGCCTTCCTCCTTGTTTTTATATACTCCTCCTTCAAATACTCATACAAGGGGATATGTTATGAGGATgacgatgatcatcaacctgATACAGAGGCTTTCAATGAACAAGGTAAATATATATAGTCTTTTCATTCTTTTCgatcttttttatttcatatttggTTTAAAGTTTGGGTGCATTTAAGTAGAAAGTTCAAATGTCTAGGCTATGAACTATCTTTCTCTTTATAATCAGGGTTACACAttaacaataacttaaatcTCTATACATATGTTTAAGACATGAAATAttggcaaaatatttttatcttttctttttaaacattaacaattttttcttttatatgtatgaTTATAGGAAATCTTTTTAATCTATCTACTACCATAAATCGATCTCAAGGTGACTTTAAGAGACATAAGGCTTTGAACTCCACTTTCCCTAAATTCAATTATGATCGGCGAATATCGTATGGGATCACAAATCTCTTAGCTTAGTATCTCGTAGCTCTCTAAAACTCCGATATTACATAGTACTCCAATCTTGAGTTGATTTAGGCATAAAGGAACTATGTTAGACATTtactacaataaaaattattcattagcaactaattttagtaattaaagtGGTTAGTGATTGTAGAGACTAAtatagatatcaatttataaaataaaaatttattggttactaaaatagtcattattataaataaaaaattataaatagtctctaaattggtttcgGTAAAACCTAACTCTTCCTCTCATTGAAAGATAAGGGTGCCTTTTTCAAACTAGGGGTGTTAAGAGCACTCCATGCCTTGGGCCATGCATCCCATCCAACTATCATGAAGCAACCCAAATAGTGACAAGATggcaaaataaaattataaagtagtTGTACCATAGTTTATTGtaaaaaactatagaaaaattttaaaaagaaaaagttaaatttgggttCGGGAGTCAATTATATGTGAGAAAGGCATCAAAACCCCGCAACTCTTTCCTTAAGAATTATCAAGTAGATTTAAGACtagacatgaaaaaaaaatttaattattacacAAATCCAAGaattgacataattaataatcttttaaaatttattataagaattTCAATTATCAACTTGATTAACTTTAGACTGAGGAAAGaatttttgaagaaattttTGGACATCTCATTCAGTCATGCTATTTTCAAGGAAAGAGTGCAATACCTTTGCACTTCCTAccgaagaaaaaggaaacaaactcAAGCAAATAGCATTGTCAAGTACCTAGTTTATTTTCACCATGTTTAAAATTTCTAGGAACGTGGCCAAGTAATTATATGGGTTTTCATATGATAACCCATGAAATTGTATGTTCTGCACCAAATGTATAAGGGCAGGCTTCATCTCAATGTTTGTTGTAGCTATGTTGGCCTGGCTATGTTGATGAAATTGAGTGGGCTTGTGAAAGTGGCATAATCTCCCAAAGTATGTTGTTCTTCAACCATATCCACCTTTTCTTCCTGATTTATTGGTTGCTTATGTGCGTGATCAAATAAATTAGTTGTACTTTCTGCGGTTGTAGAGGAAGCTTCAAGTGCTTTGTGGATTAGCCTTCTTCTGATATTGTTATTTCTTCGAGTTGTTCTTTTAGTCTACAAATCGTAGAGTAATTGATCAGCCAAAACACTGGTCTCATGTACAGTAAAGGAAACTAGAAGGAACACATTAAACAGTGTAGAACAATAAAGATAgattttttcctaattttctatttcttgaaataaataataaaaaaatctaaatcagTAAACAAACACAATTAACTAAACCAACTTTAATCCGCCGCAACGGCTCCAAAAACTTGTTACGTGATTGGAAAGTGTACCAAATTGCATAAGTAATAGAGTGGACAAGTCTAGATATAGTTCCATTGGAGactaatgtaatttaaatttaatggattgtttacaaataatttaacaaagaacaaaacattttgggtttagattaaaaattaaacttagaaataaatgtaaagaataaatagaaattggcacaatgaaaataaatagcttgatttagaaaaatatgtGATAAAAGCTTCATTGGGATTGGATTTCATGAATCTATTccaattaaaaacaacaaacaatatatttcTAATCCCTGACTCTAGCATTCACGCCACTATGTAACAAGCCCTAATGTCTTAGCAATAAGTCTAAACTTTAATAAGAACTAATGTCTTAGACCTTTTCTTATTAGGAGTTTGCATTAAGCCCTCAATTCAGATGTTAATAATGACCAATGATATACTTTATGTCTAGATACACAATCATTTAGTTGTTTATTCTAGGGTTCTAAAATCGTGTCCAATGATTAGATACCAACAAATATGGAATCAATAATTATCATGCAATTAAATCAAGAACAAAACATAagagtatgaaaataaatatattgaatgaAGAATTCATGGAtaattaagaatacattacaccCAACCCCATGAATGAGGGAGTCAGATACTCCTAAACATACTAAACATTGCACTGATGATGAAATTAATTGCATCCAGTCTTCGGAATGCCCTTATACTGTCAAAAGTAGTTAGATCAAGTTTCTTTCTCTCTAAGTGTGTGTTTTTGACCTATGTTAGGCCCTCAATTTATATACTTTCATAATTGGATTTGGACTTAATTTAGTACTTGAATAAATTGAACAATTTAGTACttaatccatatatatatatatatatatatatatatatatatatatatatatattaattagtggATATTCCATatctttgaattatttttcaattattctGACCTGTAATTTGAGTAACCAACTTTGATAatctattgataattttttcaaatctatgagattttcacttatttacaaaatataatccacacatttatctttttcacttttattgaataaaacttaaaatatcaaataaaatcaaaaaataaaataacaactaaacataaaaataa
Coding sequences:
- the LOC114167655 gene encoding protein NRT1/ PTR FAMILY 5.14-like isoform X1, producing MAQLENGSEINFSFAGMKNLVNRLPSPFNLKTIPVIALIACYTVMELLVVSTLVDYLSDSGKVKDLRITAALNNLQDSLSSLLFIFVSLISEAYTGPFNMITVCSAASIQGLMLLWISASSAFRAVYAAMLFLALGKSGQKLLENFLEHQEEATLIEATKKCEIEYGSTIKKNEELLFFVGFLAIVFTSFFIESYEELFRYLAVSMGGGYLLFLFGSTKYRHEKVAVESNLGRIFRICKATCGRKKSDFPASIIQQQDSRHLEVSPDTQEGDGRVCTVKDVRDVKSLVPMFRLCFAFFAYSLLVATGNTYFVAQASTMLTTKGFDISKLFLIKTGVGKVSQFICFLIMACLRCMRTTDFTSKRFAVGTSIIRIVFGMFCAVICCLVARKVEFQRLSLPVMIDENNGERIRPVRITALVPQFILLGMTEALVEGGLESLFLAHVAKSMQSFVDSYSELVHSIGKLFLIPLVLTFGGSWFKESIDTTHLDRFYLMLGILNAAFLLVFIYSSFKYSYKGICYEDDDDHQPDTEAFNEQGNVEADVEKHSEDEVEANVEENDQDQVGANVEENKVQVEAIVEELV
- the LOC114167655 gene encoding protein NRT1/ PTR FAMILY 5.14-like isoform X2 — protein: MAQLENGSEINFSFAGMKNLVNRLPSPFNLKTIPVIALIACYTVMELLVVSTLVDYLSDSGKVKDLRITAALNNLQDSLSSLLFIFVSLISEAYTGPFNMITVCSAASIQGLMLLWISASSAFRAVYAAMLFLALGKSGQKLLENFLEHQEEATLIEATKKCEIEYGSTIKKNEELLFFVGFLAIVFTSFFIESYEELFRYLAVSMGGGYLLFLFGSTKYRHEKVAVESNLGRIFRICKATCGRKKSDFPASIIQQQDSRHLEVSPDTQEGDGRVCTVKDVRDVKSLVPMFRLCFAFFAYSLLVATGNTYFVAQASTMLTTKGFDISKLFLIKTGVGKVSQFICFLIMACLRCMRTTDFTSKRFAVGTSIIRIVFGMFCAVICCLVARKVEFQRLSLPVMIDENNGERIRPVRITALVPQFILLGMTEALVEGGLESLFLAHVAKSMQSFVDSYSELVHSIGKLFLIPLVLTFGGSWFKESIDTTHLDRFYLMLGILNAAFLLVFIYSSFKYSYKGICYEDDDDHQPDTEAFNEQDVEKHSEDEVEANVEENDQDQVGANVEENKVQVEAIVEELV